The stretch of DNA GACTCTTTCAAACACattcttaaataatgcaaaatattgtttataattattatcatcAAAATCACTGTGAATTAATTTTCTTTGGGTAGTGTGATTTGTTCTCATTAATTATGGTGCAGATTCTTTTCTGTAGCATGTGATGCTATCGGTCAGGAAAGCCTTTTCTGCTcatactcttttttttaaatatatagtgtgtgagaattttttttacaattaagtaAAAGGTTCTTAATGCCCACCCAGATACATTGTCAACCAAAAGCCAACTGTACTGCATTACTTTTCCTTTTACCAGTTTTGAAAAACAATCAAGCATTACCAAGAATACCACCACAGGGATTTTGAGTCTCCCTCCACAGCAGCCATGCCAGGGCTCTTCTCTGGTGAGGTAATAACTGGACCTGAAACATTAAGCAGGAATTAAGCTTatcatattaatttaatttatttgattaatttcatttattttttaaccctCAGTCCATCCTCAGTGACTGATGACTTTAATGTGCTCTCTTACCTGCAGTACAAaaccaaacctaaacccaacAAGGCCACAAAAACATGAACCTTGCTTCCGACTTTGGTCTACCTGGTATTGAAAGGCCTTTAAAACTAATGCGAGTCTCTTACCTTGATTCCTTTGGGGTCCTCTGCCTCTGCATCTGGTGAAGGGCAGGACTCCAGTGAGTTGTGGAGGTGGTCAATTGCCTCAGTGGTGGCGTTGCGGACAGCAAGCAGTCTGTTCTCAGTCATTCTCCCTCCATAGAAAGCCTGGTTCTCAGGATTCACTGGGGAGGATGTGGCAGAAGACTCATTACAATGGATTAACAAATTAGATCAGGAACAATGATAACAGACAGTCTATTCATGCTGTGAGAGATGAGATGTTCATGCCAAGGagagggtaaaaaaaaagaaggggaTTACCTCCATACATCTGTGTGTAACCCTGACTGAGATGTAGTTCTAAGGAGCTGACAGAAGCTTTCTGCTGGAAAAGTACTGGTGCCTCTGCCAAAAGCCTTGTGCCTCCTGGTCGGCTGAAAGGGTTGGACTGATTTGAAATAGGTACAGGTTTCTGCTGTTGCTCACGGTCTGCATCCTGAGACTCTATAAACAGatacaaaaacattaaatttatgAATACACAATCCAGTAAAGTattacatcctttttcttttagttttcaaATGTTACAGCATTCCAAGCTTAATCTGAAGCCTATTCTAGTGTTTAGTTTAGAATATTACCAGTTAGAGCAGAACTGGTCAGACTCAAAGCGTCCAGTGCCTCTTCCAGCTGCTTTACTTGACTCTTCAGTCGCTCTCCTTTATCGGGAAGTGCAGAAACGTTCACCGCTGAGAGGGTGGCCTAAACAATGGGCAAATATACAGGGAAAGGATAAGCTGATTAATACTACAAAGGCTTTGGAAATTGGTTGCTTTGATTTCAAACATTTTACATTAAGATCACACCTGCATATTCAGAAGATCAGAAGTTAATGTTAGTCTATTTACATGTCACGTGATTTCATATCCAGACAATTTGAGTATAAAATGTATGCTATCTACACTCAATTTGACATGAATGACAATGTTTTGATATGCATCAGCTTTGGTTTTCCCTTGTTACAAACAAGCTCTCATTCAGACACGGCTTCTCATGTTTAGCTGAGATGGTGCCAGAAACCACAAATATTTTGCTATATGTTAGacttaataatgaataatttaatagcaacagcttatgtttatatatatttttaaacatttccaaaAGGCTGCACACTACTGGAAACATTGCTTAACATTAATAATGCAtattaaaggagaagtccggtgtgaaacggacttgggttgtagtgaaacaggataacaagtacaaactttacTTTGTACAGCATTCAGACATACAGTGCTTTGAACTGATGTTCCCAACAGACTATCCAATACTAGGGATAAGGGAATAGCGTTAcccatgaaaaaatatatattttcacaccattaacaagcttaaagttaCTTCAAACATTATTGGCAGAAATCCAAGAGCCCTGAGTCGACTTCtaagcacaaacaaataggtaagataggggaacagattgctaaATTAATTCTGAGGAAATGCATGAAGTCTAACTGTTGCTAAAAATATCTTTAGATTATTCATGCAATTCCACAGAGTTACTTCTGAAAACTGTCGCCTTCGTCAGTCGACATATGATGACTCAATGAAATGTTTCAATTAACTACCTTTGCGCTTTCAAACCTCTTTTTTTTGTCAGGGCCCTTAGAATTCTGtcaatgaagtgtgaagctaccTTGAGCtggttaatgatgtaaaaatagccatttctttgcatgggcaatgctttGCCCCTATTGctaacattgtaagcctgttgggagcatcggctagaAGCGCTCTATTTTTGGAATGCTGGCAGGGAACAAAAGTGGGCTATTCGTCAAAAGTTTGTAGtcattatcattatatatattatatatttcactgCACCTCAAGTCCATTACACACCAGAGTTTTCCTTAAATAGAGTAAAATTAATTATGCTGCACAtatataatctgcctctggtaATTGGGAATGCCTATGGGAAATGGGAAGTGTGGGAAATTTCAACACTGCACGGCCTGTGACGTGACTATCATGAATGTGCATGATGACCCAATATACCCAATATACAACAatacatttccaatattttaagTTTACATTATTTGCAGCATCTGTCACGGACTGACATTCGTTACAGGAAGCACTACATGAACTGGCTAAATCATTGGGTTTGTAGGTAGAGGTATTTGTTGTGGCCATTCTAGGCAGTTTTTCCTttggtttttaaattatttacatcAATATCAGAACTAAAGTGTGTCAACAGGAGTTAGAACTATATTGTGATCTAAATTTTGGCCACACTGTCCAGCACTAAtgtaaaaagaatgaaaagaaaccAGCTGAATTTTTTTGTAGTACATATGTCTTGAAAAGATTATATATTTAAACTGCATCCTGAAACACTCTTGAAACAGTGGTGAAATAGCAAACTGTCAGCAGTGCATCTTGATTGCATTTACATATAGCCTTTTTTTTATAGCTACTCAATCAGCCCAAGATGCATGGATTTGCTAAGCATAATTCATTTTGTCTGAAAAGGAAAACAACAGcagacaaataatgaaaaaagatgcATTCATTAAAACAAAAGTTATGTAAACTGAAAAATGCAACAGTACCTTCTTCTGTTTAAGCTGGGATGTTAGTTGGCTGTGGAGAGCTCTGGGGTCTTCTTTACTCTTGACTTTTGAGGCAGGCTGGAAGCCAGCGTAGGATGTGAGGGTTTTCTGAACCTGTCTAGTTGGGGTTAGGGAGGCCTGTACAGGACCTGGCTGCACAGACACCAGCTGAACATCATTATCCTCATCACTAAACTCTCCAAAAGGAGAGTTAATAGAGCTCTTGCTCTTCTGAGTTTTCTCCTGACTCGGGTTAGATTCTGTAGCTTGGGTACCATTTGGAACTTCTAATGTAGAGTTTGGGTTGTCTGCTTTGGCAGGTTGTGGACTAGGCGTCTTTTTAGTGGAAGTTAGTAGCTGCGAGTCTACAGCTGATGTAACAGTTTCCTTAGAGGTGATGTTTTGCTTTACACAGTGTACGGCAGATGTTTTATGACGAATACCCTCAGCTTTTTGAGGAGGGGTTTGTTGGGAGACTTCTGACTGAACTGTTTGAACAGTGTCTGGGGCTGCTTCGACCCTTTCCTCTTTATTGTGGACCCCTTGGGCATATGATTTCAAGTTTTTCTCCATTTGTTGCTGCTTTATACTTTCAAACTTTTGGTTAGCGTTTGAAGCCTCAGTGTCCTTTGCTCCAGTAGCAGCCACTTCACCACTGCCACTGTTCTTCCTCTCCTCATCAGATGTTcgcttttttattttcattcctGCAGGAAGTTGCTTATTTCTCCAAGACTCTTCAGGCTCTTGCTCTGCACAACTGGTGACTTCTCTATTTGAGACAGCTGTACTTTTAGAACCTCTCATGTTTTCTTGTGGCACTTCTCCTTTCACTGCTTTTCCTTCTTGAAGTTTTCTCCACTCTGAAGTTTGGTCTACTTTGCTAGGGGCTTTGAAGGGGTTTCTAACAGGAGGTAGACTTGAATGGTGATTCTTTTTGTCTGACAAGGGACTCCTTTCTGTATCTTTCTTTAAAAGAAGCAGAAAAAATataccaaagtttttttttttttttttttacatttctttgttTGTGATTCTCTTGTTGTATTGGACAGTCAAGAATAAACACTCTACAACAACCAGCTGTAATAATGGATGGATTGAACTACATGGAGGACATtggttattttaaaaagaaactaACATCAGTAGGTAAGTTGCTTGGCTTACTGATGCTTCTTTTTCCATAACCAATAACCTCTCTGTAGTTAACTGCATCCATTACAGTTATACTAACTTAATTAAGCTTAAGCACAACTTAATAAGCAATAGTTACCTCTAACCATGGAATACTCCCACACCACTTCTGTCCCTCTTTCTTTCCTGTCACGCAGCGATACAATAACCTGAtggttaaaaaatgatttatcaaAATATTCGTTGCAAACCTTCCATcacaatataaaaacacacaattaaaaaCACAACTTACTTGTAATTGTTCTGTTTTTCATTGTGAATTACAGCCTGAAGTTCGACCAATGCATCTTCATGGAGAAGGCAGTGAGAAGGTGGAACTCTTGACATTAGGAATAAACTCATATTAGCAAAGTACAGTATCTTCAAATAAACACCCAGTCTATAATACAAAGCCAAGGATACAAACCAATGACTTATGGCATTAAACATGTTCTTAAAAAcattctgtcaagttgtgctttTTGTCTGTgctgcacacacaaaaaaattatgtgtttttcatgataataGTGTTCCTCTGATGCACCAAACAATTTGATCTTACTGTTATTATTTGCTTGAGATATACAAAATGATACAAATACACagtgttgtagaaatgaaaatgaaaggtgggtcaatacccacctctcgtccggggtacaactcccctgcgtgttcgtttgatagagagagtcagacaggtggagtgaagttgaaagcaaaccaagtatttattacaaagtactggatccaggagaacatacaaaaccaattattagctgtctcagtataagttctgacccccctctaatctgactccatgtttataccccaaatgacgtgaaacctgctgatgaggcgttgctaaaatcatctcatgttagcatgcgtagtttcacaggtctgaccggaccactagtgtttggccttgactgtatccagccggacagtgtagtattgtttcaagaattgactgggtccagtcagacagtgtgatattgtttcagtaatcagacagtgccgccctccctatgtgcgcgtgtcctcctcccgctttggtaggtgaagaactttgcacgcacagagagaaaggccgcactgttcgtcccgaagtctcctttgtatcaattcagttcgtacagagtgcactagctgatgattgatggccgttagtcagaaacatgcagtgaatgaaatgcttcaagcataagctacacacgtcacacaatggattccatatattatatgttaatgtgttagtagcgcgtggttagtccgccatataataggtcctatgtgttagtaaacgtgttatgtatcgtgtgggttaatttgtcataataaagtctgtgttagacacatgcctgatcaaacaatgttttactatatatgtaaagaatatattgtgattattggttaatcttctatataaatgcgtgtaaaatacactgtgagtaataaaaatgatcaaatacaatgtgagtattggctatgcatatagaatacaaggttccacacaatgattatgtaattatagatactaagataagtaatcataattgaaagatatttgtcaatacactcaaggtaaaataaacagttactcttcaacaGTAATACAAAAGTGTACATAGCAAGACAACTTatataaagcattttaaaatatttacagtgtatttactTTAGAATAATGTAAATTAccatataaacagctctggaaaatttaagagactacttcagtttctgaatcagtttctctgattttgctatttacaggtttatgtttgagtaaaatgaacattgttgtttcattttataaactacagatagcaatttctcacaaattccatataaaaatatggtcatttagaacatatatttgcagaaaatgagaaatggctgaaataagaaaatagatgcagagctttcagataagTCAGTACTCACTCGGCAGGCTGAGCGAAAGTGCAGGGTGTTTCGTCGCGGGCTGTACAAACGTAGAAACTCTTCCCTTTATTCGGCCCTTCCTTCACCCCGGTCTTCAACAAGCAGAACCCGCCTGAATTAAAAACACAGGGTTAAATAGGCTCAGCGGTTAAACCAGGCCTGCACAGTTCAGGCCTGCAGATGTTTCGGTTTGTTGGCTAGTTAATGTTAGCACTTTCAGAGCTAACGCTAAACTATACAGCAAAGCACTGGAGTGCGGCTACcggctaactaactaactaactacttacCAGTTTATTCATAAAGTGAACTAACCCTAGTCACGTGCCGCTTACCGTGTTTATCACAGAGAACCCTCTGCATGGTGTAAAGTGGTGTAAACTGTAGCTCTGTGACGGAGCTAATGTAAGGAGCCCGCTCGCCGGTTAGTGTGTACTGCCTCCCCGTAACGTCCTGATGGCGTCACCTCCCCGCTCAGCCAACCGGGTCAGGAGACACCAGAGCTGCGCTTCCTCTCCTCACCACCAGGTGACACTCTTACCTCATACTGGAGACACTGGAAACCATCACACACCATCTGACCGAGTAAATTCATcatacactataaacacacttCTACCTGCTTCACTGCTGGGTCCTCCATAAAGTCATTATTATGAAATACCAAGtcattattttatatacaaaatcactgttttgagatattaaataattatttttaaatgctacatttttatttttatatactaagtcattattttgagataccaagtcattattttgagatactcagtcattatttttaaatactaagTCATGATTTTGATATACTAAGTCCAAGTCATTTTTATGAAATACCAATCATTAATTTGGGATATTAAGTCATATTATGAGATACTATGTCTCTATTTTAATATActtagttattattttgagataccaagtcattattttgagatactaagtctctattttaaaatatacttagttattattttgagataccaaatCATACCCCCAGacatagtatctcataattataacTTACCGTATTGTATTTATGgcttctatctcataattataacTTACCATCTCGTAACTATGACTGTCTCCCTTATAATTATAACTTACCGTATTGTATTTTTGACTTTCTatctaataattataatttaccaTATTGTAAGTCtaactttctatctcataattacaACTAATAATCTCGTAATTATAACTTACTTTTTTCCAAGTGGCTGTAAATGCATTATGTCTTAAATTCAGACAGAATAATCAGACTTACATGAATGTTGGGCTGTACTGATTACATTCAATATCACAGTGTtatagatacagtaccagtcaaagtttagAAAcacctcttctttctttttatgattttttcattgtaaaatttaatattgaaggcataataaaaaaagagttcctggaggtgctgaaaaatagttggctgctttttcttcacgctgtgaagctccagctcatcccaaaagattgttttcatgtcttaaatattcatctaaaacatacaaaataaagtattaaaaacatTGTACGGTATATCTCTAACTACAATAAAACTTGATTTAATAAAGTCATTGAGCACAATAgcaatattactaatattactatgTCCTTCATAGAAAGAAAAATgactatgtatttatttttaaacaatctGAAGTAGCcagtaaattacatttacatttacatttacatttagggtatttagcagacacccttatccagagcgacttacaacagtgcttcaatgttacttcaaatatccaaagctagtttgtagactaggatcaagagatacgcagatcttgatcatgtttagaaccctaggaacctttttttattttttattagtttaggaaagatgtgtcttcagtcgacgtttgaagaccgcaaAATTACATATTGGACATTGTGTTTAACTGTCAGTTCAAGGATATCCACAAAATAGAATTAACCAAGTTAGAAAACAAACCAGTTGGGTACACCATTTATTTTACCctactgtattgtttattatatgttttaagAGAGTAAGAAAGTGCTAATTTGCAAAACACATGTAAAGCCAGTGCTGTGCATAGAACAGATGGGAGAATATACTTTATACTCTATATTTGGGTCCATAATTATTTGGAATGTGTCATATGTTGAAATTGGGAACACATGAACACATGCTAATGGTTTAGACTGATATTATTCATCACTCCTTTGCAGCAGTTGATTGGCTTTAAATCAACACCTAAGATGCATGTCTGTGCTTTTGCATGTGACTGAACAAATTTTGAATAACATTTTAGTAGTATAGTTTTTAAACCCAGATAGCATACCCATGTGAAGGGCCCAATCAGGACCAGAAGTGGTTAAACATGGGTCTCATCTGGGTTATACACTGCACATGAGGCCTTGATGGGACCCATGTGAGAATAAGATGGCTGTAATGATGAGGCCCATTTATGAGGCCCAGCTGGGTTTAGCATCACAGGTGCAAACCCATTTAGAACCcatgcccacctgaaacccacctagcCCCATGTTTCACTCATGTGAGCCCCATACGAAAATGTTGGCTGGGAAGTTATATTTAGTGAACAGGAATAATGCTAACTTACAGAGGACAGACTGGCTTGCAGTGATGGTGATGAAACAGTTGAGAAACAGTCGTGTTGTGGCCAGAAGGCCGCACACTCTTTTGCCCCCCTGCCTTACAGAGCtctcgccacacacacacacacacacacacaccccagatACAGTACACAGCCTTGGGGCCTGATGAGTGGAGCACACATCAGTGCACAGTGCAGTTTGAAACATCTACTGTGCCTCAATGAAGAGCAGGTTGTGTTTGGTTGATTTCCTGCCACTGATTCAGACTATGTTACACACTTTGGTCACGCACATGTAGCCCTCAGGTCAGGCCTCTGAACTGTTGTAAGATGCTTCTAAGTTAAAGTAGGACAGCAAGAACCCCCTGCTGTCACATCAGCATAAATATCACCTGAGGCTTGACAGTGTAGATGAGGTAATGTACGCTTATCAATACTTTGATATGCCTTTTTTTGTGCTGAGACAGACGTTTATCTGAGTCATAATCCTGTTATGGAAAGTGCCATTCGCTTACAGCACTTTTCTCCCCCTTTTACACACTGGCCTCAGATATTTCAATCAGGGTTTCCCCTGAGGTGCCACAGCGCACTGAGGGAGGGCTGAGGAGGAAAACACACTGCAGGGAAGTGTGAGTTCTAACTCTGAAGCACTATATGACTGACTAAACTAATCCTAGCTAGGGAAAAGAAGACATGGCCCAGGATATCAGTATTGAGATGTTATTTACTGCTATGCTATTCCATGAGGTAGACTGGACTGGGGTTTGATTCCCCCACAGGCAAATGTATTTTACCACACTGCAcaaaaaaaccttggaaaaaatTCCAAATACTGcatttttctgtttctgtaaCATTAAAcccgatctctctctctttctttatgacTGTCTGCTAAGTTATGAAAAAggtaaataacaaatataatgCCAATATAATGCGTAGCAGTGGACAGCATGAACAAATCCAGGATTTGAGTGAACATACAGACTTTTTGTAAAACAGTCTATATCTATATGTCTACATAAGAATTAGTGTAAATTAAATTACAAGAAAACATGTATCCAAAGTAAAGCTATGTCTAGATATTAtagttactgtttcatttttaaaagctTAAGGCTAACTCTACATGTgtccaaaggtttgtggacaTCCCCTCACAGTcaatacattcagctactttaaattgtATTGCTAATAGAATAGGCCCTTTTGGAGcatataaatatgaatttacTGGCCCCATGTGTAAAGTTTAGGCATTATTTCTGCTTATGTATTGAACTGTGAAAcagtggaactatgttctctgCAATGATGGTGCTTCACCCAGTATTTTGGAATGAGGTGCCCACATCTTCAAAGTTTATGTCACTTAATGCAATTAGTTACTCACAGCAATGCTAGTCTAATTGAAAGActtagagagagatacagtaaaGAGTTACTCTAACTAAAGCAGATTTAACTCTTTTCTTAATCCTCCTGAAGAAACAGTGAATAAGCAGGAGACCTAAAACTGTTCTCCAGTTTGTGAGTGTTACTGCTGTTGGGTTTATGTGTGAAGGAGTGTAAGGACTGTACGGTGGGCTTCGCCAACAAAAAAGAGACAAACGTGTCCGAGGTAAGAGCAGAATCcctagtgtttttttgttttttttagttcacagtacacagaaaaatataaagaaaaactgtacaaaaattaaaagaaaaactatACTTAAAAGATAAGAAAGTAAAGAAAGTCTATACTTTTCTATATGCAGTttttctttgtaataaataaaaagcataGATTAACTAGCTGTTCTAGTACCAAAACCACTTGTTGTTTTGTAAGgttaatgaaaaatgaaagacTGGTTTAAGCTGACAGAAATATTAcagtaatttaaataaacagaaaagctTTTAAGAACACACAAAATGTCTAACTTTGGCTACAAATAACAAAGGCCACATGCAGTTTTAATAAATAGAAGCATAGGTTAACTAGCTGTTTTAGTACCAAAACCGTTTGTCGTTTTGTGAGGTTAATGAAAAAGGATAGACTTAAGATTAGATAAGCTGACAGTAATGGTAcagtaatttaaataaacaaaagagcatTTAGGAACACACAAAATGTCTAACTTTGGCTACAAAAAACAAAGGCCACATGCAGTTGTACCTAGTGTGCCTAATAAAGTGTAAATACATGTTGTTAGTGTCTACCACTGCTTAccatcaaaataaaaatacacagtgtCTAACACCGCCACCTGACCACACTTATATTGTGCTTTTCTGTAATGTATTCTCCACTTGATTACTTCTGCCCAGCAAATACAGCAGATATCTTGACACTGAGCTCATCACCATAATCGGCAATTGCAAAAGCCGCAACATTGTCATCCGTCAGCAGGATTAAGCTTGTGTTTCTTTTTGCTTAGGGCTTTTTCTTCTATTTAAGGGCCTTTTCTCATTAGAGGCTaaaacatttgtgtgtgtgtgtgtgtatgtgtatagtgtgccTTTCTCTTTTTGCAGTCCCAGAGCACTGTAAAAAACCTACAAAACAGTCAGTAGGGAGGAGGGAGATATATATTTCTCTCCTTTCCAACAAATCTGATACAAGAAAACAAATTGAAAGGTCATCTTCTCGCAAGCCTAGGAAGGATCTGTGTCTTATGTCTCTCCTGAGCCCTCAAGAGTgcattttgtgtcaaaaattgattTGTTTGTAGCAACATGCCGAGTTTAACAAGCCTGAGCTCACCTTATGAATATCAATGAGATGTGCTATTGTAAAAATTCAGGCCTATTCTTACTCTTGGTTTCTGGACAGTTTACACATAATGATGATATGTTAAAGGTCTATTGACTCAGaaagcataaaataaataatgcctGAGGAACGGATCAGCCttgcaaaaataacaaataataatgtagtggaagaaagggaaaaataattaaaagggaTGCAGGAAAGCAGTATCTacaaagagaaggaaaagaactGAAACTGTATGTATTACACCATGCTTACACCTTGTCTATGTCTGTCTCTGTTCATGTCTTTTTAATTTAAGCAGCTACTTCCTA from Astyanax mexicanus isolate ESR-SI-001 chromosome 11, AstMex3_surface, whole genome shotgun sequence encodes:
- the ttf2 gene encoding transcription termination factor 2, coding for MQRVLCDKHGGFCLLKTGVKEGPNKGKSFYVCTARDETPCTFAQPAEVPPSHCLLHEDALVELQAVIHNEKQNNYKLLYRCVTGKKEGQKWCGSIPWLEKDTERSPLSDKKNHHSSLPPVRNPFKAPSKVDQTSEWRKLQEGKAVKGEVPQENMRGSKSTAVSNREVTSCAEQEPEESWRNKQLPAGMKIKKRTSDEERKNSGSGEVAATGAKDTEASNANQKFESIKQQQMEKNLKSYAQGVHNKEERVEAAPDTVQTVQSEVSQQTPPQKAEGIRHKTSAVHCVKQNITSKETVTSAVDSQLLTSTKKTPSPQPAKADNPNSTLEVPNGTQATESNPSQEKTQKSKSSINSPFGEFSDEDNDVQLVSVQPGPVQASLTPTRQVQKTLTSYAGFQPASKVKSKEDPRALHSQLTSQLKQKKATLSAVNVSALPDKGERLKSQVKQLEEALDALSLTSSALTESQDADREQQQKPVPISNQSNPFSRPGGTRLLAEAPVLFQQKASVSSLELHLSQGYTQMYGVNPENQAFYGGRMTENRLLAVRNATTEAIDHLHNSLESCPSPDAEAEDPKGIKVQLLPHQRRALAWLLWRETQNPCGGILADDMGLGKTLTMIALILAQRKKKEEKDTKLEGWISKNDSSLVASQGTLIICPASLLHHWKKEIEKHVKNSRLSVCLYHGPNRQKSASVLAEHDVVVTTYSLVSKEIPVQKEDAERPSQDTELTASEMAPLLRVAWARVVLDEAHNIKNPKVQTSMAVCKLRARARWAVTGTPIQNNLLDMYSLLKFLRCSPFDEYKLWKAQVDNGSKRGGERLNILTRSLLLRRTKDQKDSTGAPLVSLPDRTCEVHRVKLSEDEQSVYDVVFAQSRSTLQSYLNRHEGGDAKQGHSGNPFEKVAREFGMSQQESVSSSQNSQKGSSTIHILSLLLRLRQCCCHLSLLKKTLDQSELQGDGIALSLEEQLCALSLSEPSQSDPKATVSLNGSRFRSELFEESRESTKISAILSELKEIRKKNQKSVVVSQWTSMLQIVAVHLKKMGLHFEVIDGKVNPKRRMDLVEEFNTNPKGPQVMLVSLCAGGVGINLTGGNHLFLIDMHWNPALEDQACDRIYRVGQRLDVTIHRFVCEGTVEDKISSLQEKKKELAQKVLSGTGSSFTKLSLADLRVIFGV